In Spodoptera frugiperda isolate SF20-4 chromosome 1, AGI-APGP_CSIRO_Sfru_2.0, whole genome shotgun sequence, the following are encoded in one genomic region:
- the LOC118273561 gene encoding uncharacterized protein LOC118273561 translates to MRMKVPEVKRCCCCVPLRHGIILFGLINIIFSMLAVTSLVITTELKKSQLIDGSSLEVVTSTILFSIFGMSVILNIMLLFAGCQKDVLMLRLYLYYGVVTTLAALVPTFILVSRMMTFDVCLALFAICMQWYVIILVRSEIVKLEQASLRAEERSLAHEVTIDVPDRDTLL, encoded by the exons ATGCGTATGAAAGTGCCAGAAGTGAAGCGATGCTGTTGCTGCGTTCCTTTGCGACAtggaattattttgtttggtttaattAACATA ATATTCTCAATGCTAGCAGTAACCAGCCTCGTGATTACAACCGAGCTGAAGAAATCGCAATTAATCGATGGGTCTTCTTTAGAAGTGGTGACTTCTACCATTTTGTTCAGCATCTTCGGAATGAGTGTCATACTGAATATTATGCTCCTGTTCGCGGGTTGTCAG AAAGACGTATTAATGCTGCGACTGTACTTGTACTACGGGGTGGTGACTACACTGGCGGCCTTGGTGCCCACCTTCATCCTGGTGTCCCGGATGATGACCTTCGATGTGTGCTTAGCTTTATTTGCCATAT GTATGCAGTGGTACGTCATCATTCTGGTACGGAGCGAGATTGTGAAGCTGGAGCAAGCGAGTTTGAGGGCCGAGGAGAGAAGCCTAGCGCATGAAGTTACCATTGATGTGCCTGACAGAGACACCTTGCTTTAA
- the LOC118273084 gene encoding protein l(2)37Cc, with translation MAAQLFNRIGQMGLGVALVGGVVNSALYNVDGGHRAVIFDRFAGVKNLVVGEGTHFFVPWVQRPIIFDIRSRPRNVPTVTGSKDLQNVNITLRILFRPIPDQLPKIYTILGVDYDERVLPSITSEVLKAVVAQFDAGELITQREVVSQKVNESLTERAAQFGLILDDISITHLTFGKEFTQAVELKQVAQQEAEKARFLVEKAEQQKKAAVIAAEGDAQAAVLLAKSFGQAGEGLVELRRIEAAEDIAYQLSKSRNVTYLPQGQNVLLNLPTQN, from the exons atggCTGCTCAGCTCTTCAACAGAATCGGTCAAATGGGCCTGGGTGTGGCGCTGGTTGGAGGTGTCGTGAATTCTGCACTTTACAATG TTGATGGTGGTCACAGGGCCGTGATCTTCGACAGGTTCGCTGGTGTCAAAAACTTGGTGGTTGGTGAGGGTACTCACTTCTTTGTGCCGTGGGTACAGAGACCTATCATCTTCGACATTCGATCACGCCCTAGAAACGTCCCTACTGTCACTGGAAGTAAAG ATCTCCAAAATGTAAACATCACACTCCGTATCCTGTTCAGACCAATTCCTGACCAGCTGCCGAAAATTTACACCATCCTCGGTGTAGACTATGATGAGAGAGTACTGCCATCCATTACTTCTGAAGTTTTGAAGGCTGTTGTCGCACAGTTTGATGCTGGAGAGCTCATCACACAGAGAGAG GTTGTATCACAAAAAGTGAACGAGAGTTTGACTGAAAGAGCAGCACAGTTCGGCCTTATCTTAGACGACATTTCAATTACACACTTGACATTCGGCAAGGAGTTCACACAGGCCGTCGAGTTGAAACAGGTCGCGCAACAGGAGGCTGAGAAGGCCAGATTCCTCGTAGAAAAAGCTGAACAACAGAAAAAAGCCGCTGTCATTGCCGCTGAGGGTGACGCCCAAGCTGCTGTTCTCCTCGCCAAATCCTTCGGCCAAGCTGGTGAAGGTTTAGTCGAACTCCGTCGTATTGAAGCCGCTGAAGACATCGCCTACCAACTATCTAAATCCCGCAACGTTACTTACCTACCACAGGGTCAAAATGTTCTTTTAAATCTTCCCACACAGAACTAA